Proteins from a genomic interval of Zingiber officinale cultivar Zhangliang chromosome 2A, Zo_v1.1, whole genome shotgun sequence:
- the LOC122039969 gene encoding uncharacterized protein LOC122039969 — protein MLWVWAAASGSLQDGSSSTSRPVAAGQALPPPPPCGMRSPSTWHSLETLAVVLALITMAAVIAGVFARACAGRGRGGERDVEGWVERKCSSCLGLPPPPSK, from the coding sequence ATGTTGTGGGTGTGGGCGGCGGCATCGGGCAGTTTGCAGGACGGTTCCTCGTCCACGTCGAGGCCGGTGGCGGCAGGTCAGGCTCTGCCCCCGCCGCCGCCATGCGGGATGAGGTCGCCGTCGACTTGGCACTCCTTGGAGACGCTGGCGGTGGTGCTGGCGCTGATCACGATGGCGGCGGTGATCGCCGGGGTGTTCGCCCGGGCGTGCGCCGGGCGAGGCAGGGGCGGTGAGCGCGACGTCGAGGGCTGGGTGGAGCGCAAGTGCAGCAGTTGCCTCGGCCTCCCTCCTCCGCCTTCCAAGTGA
- the LOC122042149 gene encoding RNA polymerase II C-terminal domain phosphatase-like 4 isoform X3, whose translation MRTSTAGKYVICPPHPGFFKGLCIRCGQIEEDGSGVAFGYIHKDLRLGNVEIERLRGADLKNLLHKKKLILILDLDHTLLNSTRFADITSDEEYLFRQIDGMKDDPDRSLFRLDTMHMLTKLRPFVHNFLKEASSFCEMYIYTMAERSYAMEIAKLLDPDKVYFDSKVITQSDCTQRHQKGLDVILGAESLVVILDDTEAVWHRHKDNLIQMERYHFFASSCRQFGFNAKSLSQLMKDERESDGALATVLKILKRTHQMLFDPDVASDVSTRDVRPLLKGIRQEILQGCRIVFSRVFPSKSPAQDHPIWKMAERLGATCYTEVDPSVTHVISTDTGTQKAHWAAQKKKFLVSPHWIEASNFLWQRQKEEDFPISNPRSRNS comes from the exons ATGA GAACATCTACGGCTGGAAAGTATGTAATCTGCCCTCCACATCCTGGATTCTTCAAAGGATTATGCATCAGATGTGGACAGATAGAAGAAGATGGATCAGGTGTTGCATTTGGTTATATCCATAAG GATTTAAGGCTAGGCAACGTGGAAATTGAGAGGCTTCGTGGCGCAGATCTAAAGAATTTGTTGCATAAGAAAAAATTGATATTGATCTTAGATTTGGACCATACTTTACTCAACTCTACACGCTTTGCTGATATCACTTCTGACGAAGAATATTTATTTAGACAGATTGATGGCATGAAAG ATGATCCTGACAGAAGCTTATTCAGATTGGATACTATGCATATGTTGACAAAGTTGAGGCCCTTTGTTCATAATTTTCTGAAAGAAGCAAGTTCTTTCTGTGAGATGTACATTTATACTATGGCAGAGCGTTCTTATGCTATGGAAATAGCCAAGCTTCTTGACCCTGATAAAGTGTACTTTGACTCAAAGGTTATCACTCAATCTGATTGCACTCAGAGACATCAAAAAGGCCTGGATGTGATACTTGGTGCTGAAAGTCTTGTGGTGATTCTTGATGACACAGAAGCT GTCTGGCATAGGCACAAAGACAATCTAATTCAGATGGAGAGATACCATTTCTTTGCTTCTAGTTGTCGTCAATTTGGTTTTAATGCTAAGTCATTGTCTCAACTGATGAAGGATGAAAGAGAATCTGATGGTGCACTTGCGACTGTTCTCAAGATTCTTAAGCGGACTCACCAGATGCTTTTCGATCCA GACGTTGCTTCTGATGTGTCAACAAGAGATGTAAGGCCG ttgCTTAAAGGTATACGGCAAGAAATATTACAAGGGTGCAGAATAGTTTTTAGTCGAGTATTTCCATCAAAGTCGCCGGCCCAGGATCATCCAATCTGGAAGATGGCGGAAAGATTAGGAGCTACATGCTATACAGAAGTCGACCCATCGGTGACGCACGTCATCTCGACAGATACAGGTACCCAAAAGGCACATTGGGCAGCACAAAAAAAGAAGTTCTTGGTTAGTCCACACTGGATCGAAGCATCAAACTTCCTGTGGCAACGTCAGAAGGAAGAAGATTTCCCGATTAGCAATCCACGAAGCCGCAACAGTTGA
- the LOC122042149 gene encoding RNA polymerase II C-terminal domain phosphatase-like 4 isoform X2 yields MWNDRSKRQKLEGFDTLEDLETETLVKPIEEHIGTSTAGKYVICPPHPGFFKGLCIRCGQIEEDGSGVAFGYIHKDLRLGNVEIERLRGADLKNLLHKKKLILILDLDHTLLNSTRFADITSDEEYLFRQIDGMKDDPDRSLFRLDTMHMLTKLRPFVHNFLKEASSFCEMYIYTMAERSYAMEIAKLLDPDKVYFDSKVITQSDCTQRHQKGLDVILGAESLVVILDDTEAVWHRHKDNLIQMERYHFFASSCRQFGFNAKSLSQLMKDERESDGALATVLKILKRTHQMLFDPDVASDVSTRDVRPLLKGIRQEILQGCRIVFSRVFPSKSPAQDHPIWKMAERLGATCYTEVDPSVTHVISTDTGTQKAHWAAQKKKFLVSPHWIEASNFLWQRQKEEDFPISNPRSRNS; encoded by the exons ATGTGGAATGACAG GAGTAAAAGACAAAAATTGGAGGGGTTTGACACTTTAGAAGATCTTGAAACTGAAACATTGGTCAAGCCAATTGAAGAACATATTG GAACATCTACGGCTGGAAAGTATGTAATCTGCCCTCCACATCCTGGATTCTTCAAAGGATTATGCATCAGATGTGGACAGATAGAAGAAGATGGATCAGGTGTTGCATTTGGTTATATCCATAAG GATTTAAGGCTAGGCAACGTGGAAATTGAGAGGCTTCGTGGCGCAGATCTAAAGAATTTGTTGCATAAGAAAAAATTGATATTGATCTTAGATTTGGACCATACTTTACTCAACTCTACACGCTTTGCTGATATCACTTCTGACGAAGAATATTTATTTAGACAGATTGATGGCATGAAAG ATGATCCTGACAGAAGCTTATTCAGATTGGATACTATGCATATGTTGACAAAGTTGAGGCCCTTTGTTCATAATTTTCTGAAAGAAGCAAGTTCTTTCTGTGAGATGTACATTTATACTATGGCAGAGCGTTCTTATGCTATGGAAATAGCCAAGCTTCTTGACCCTGATAAAGTGTACTTTGACTCAAAGGTTATCACTCAATCTGATTGCACTCAGAGACATCAAAAAGGCCTGGATGTGATACTTGGTGCTGAAAGTCTTGTGGTGATTCTTGATGACACAGAAGCT GTCTGGCATAGGCACAAAGACAATCTAATTCAGATGGAGAGATACCATTTCTTTGCTTCTAGTTGTCGTCAATTTGGTTTTAATGCTAAGTCATTGTCTCAACTGATGAAGGATGAAAGAGAATCTGATGGTGCACTTGCGACTGTTCTCAAGATTCTTAAGCGGACTCACCAGATGCTTTTCGATCCA GACGTTGCTTCTGATGTGTCAACAAGAGATGTAAGGCCG ttgCTTAAAGGTATACGGCAAGAAATATTACAAGGGTGCAGAATAGTTTTTAGTCGAGTATTTCCATCAAAGTCGCCGGCCCAGGATCATCCAATCTGGAAGATGGCGGAAAGATTAGGAGCTACATGCTATACAGAAGTCGACCCATCGGTGACGCACGTCATCTCGACAGATACAGGTACCCAAAAGGCACATTGGGCAGCACAAAAAAAGAAGTTCTTGGTTAGTCCACACTGGATCGAAGCATCAAACTTCCTGTGGCAACGTCAGAAGGAAGAAGATTTCCCGATTAGCAATCCACGAAGCCGCAACAGTTGA
- the LOC122042149 gene encoding RNA polymerase II C-terminal domain phosphatase-like 4 isoform X1 — protein sequence MSLAAESPLQSSSSGEDFAAFLDSELDLASSESSLNEENDKEIDLQEQRSKRQKLEGFDTLEDLETETLVKPIEEHIGTSTAGKYVICPPHPGFFKGLCIRCGQIEEDGSGVAFGYIHKDLRLGNVEIERLRGADLKNLLHKKKLILILDLDHTLLNSTRFADITSDEEYLFRQIDGMKDDPDRSLFRLDTMHMLTKLRPFVHNFLKEASSFCEMYIYTMAERSYAMEIAKLLDPDKVYFDSKVITQSDCTQRHQKGLDVILGAESLVVILDDTEAVWHRHKDNLIQMERYHFFASSCRQFGFNAKSLSQLMKDERESDGALATVLKILKRTHQMLFDPDVASDVSTRDVRPLLKGIRQEILQGCRIVFSRVFPSKSPAQDHPIWKMAERLGATCYTEVDPSVTHVISTDTGTQKAHWAAQKKKFLVSPHWIEASNFLWQRQKEEDFPISNPRSRNS from the exons ATGAGCCTAGCGGCAGAATCTCCATTGCAATCTTCAAGTAGCGGAGAAGACTTTGCTGCTTTTCTTGATTCAGAATTGGACTTAGCTTCCTCCGAGAGTTCTCTTAATGAAGAGAATGATAAGGAAATTGATTTGCAAGAGCAAAG GAGTAAAAGACAAAAATTGGAGGGGTTTGACACTTTAGAAGATCTTGAAACTGAAACATTGGTCAAGCCAATTGAAGAACATATTG GAACATCTACGGCTGGAAAGTATGTAATCTGCCCTCCACATCCTGGATTCTTCAAAGGATTATGCATCAGATGTGGACAGATAGAAGAAGATGGATCAGGTGTTGCATTTGGTTATATCCATAAG GATTTAAGGCTAGGCAACGTGGAAATTGAGAGGCTTCGTGGCGCAGATCTAAAGAATTTGTTGCATAAGAAAAAATTGATATTGATCTTAGATTTGGACCATACTTTACTCAACTCTACACGCTTTGCTGATATCACTTCTGACGAAGAATATTTATTTAGACAGATTGATGGCATGAAAG ATGATCCTGACAGAAGCTTATTCAGATTGGATACTATGCATATGTTGACAAAGTTGAGGCCCTTTGTTCATAATTTTCTGAAAGAAGCAAGTTCTTTCTGTGAGATGTACATTTATACTATGGCAGAGCGTTCTTATGCTATGGAAATAGCCAAGCTTCTTGACCCTGATAAAGTGTACTTTGACTCAAAGGTTATCACTCAATCTGATTGCACTCAGAGACATCAAAAAGGCCTGGATGTGATACTTGGTGCTGAAAGTCTTGTGGTGATTCTTGATGACACAGAAGCT GTCTGGCATAGGCACAAAGACAATCTAATTCAGATGGAGAGATACCATTTCTTTGCTTCTAGTTGTCGTCAATTTGGTTTTAATGCTAAGTCATTGTCTCAACTGATGAAGGATGAAAGAGAATCTGATGGTGCACTTGCGACTGTTCTCAAGATTCTTAAGCGGACTCACCAGATGCTTTTCGATCCA GACGTTGCTTCTGATGTGTCAACAAGAGATGTAAGGCCG ttgCTTAAAGGTATACGGCAAGAAATATTACAAGGGTGCAGAATAGTTTTTAGTCGAGTATTTCCATCAAAGTCGCCGGCCCAGGATCATCCAATCTGGAAGATGGCGGAAAGATTAGGAGCTACATGCTATACAGAAGTCGACCCATCGGTGACGCACGTCATCTCGACAGATACAGGTACCCAAAAGGCACATTGGGCAGCACAAAAAAAGAAGTTCTTGGTTAGTCCACACTGGATCGAAGCATCAAACTTCCTGTGGCAACGTCAGAAGGAAGAAGATTTCCCGATTAGCAATCCACGAAGCCGCAACAGTTGA